The segment TTCGCAATTGATAAACTTTCATTGAAACGAATTTCGTACTTCGTTAGAATAGAGAGTATATTGTAAAACAATGGAGGCAGTTCTTGTGAGTGAACAACATAAAACATTTTATATAACAACACCTATTTACTATCCAAGTGGGAAATTTCATATTGGTACGGCATATACAACGGTAGCATCTGATACAATGGCACGCTATAAACGTTTACGCGGCTATGATGTTCGTTTTTTAACAGGTATGGACGAGCATGGGCAAAAAATTCAAGAAAAAGCGGCTGAAGCGGGGAAACATCCTCAAGAATATGTAAATGAAATTGCAGATGCTGCGAAAAAGCTTTGGGCTTTAATGGATATTTCGTATGATGACTTTATTCAAACAACACAAGAAAGACATACAAAAGCTGTCGAAAAGATTTTTCAAAAGTTTTTAGACAATGGTGATATTTATAAAGGCGAATATGAGGGCTGGTATTGTACGCCATGTGAATCGTTCTTTACTGAAACGCAACTCGTTGATGGGAATTGCCCAGACTGTGGTCGTCCTGTACACAAAGTAAAAGAAGAGTCGTACTTCTTTAATATGAAGAAATACGCAGATCGTTTATTGGCTTATTATGAAGAGAATCTTGAATTTATTGAGCCAGAATCTCGAAAAAATGAAATGATTAATAATTTCATTAAACCAGGATTAGAAGACCTATCTGTATCAAGAACATCCTTTGATTGGGGAATTAAAGTACCTGGTGATCCAAAGCATGTTATTTATGTATGGGTGGATGCTTTAACAAACTATATTACATCTTTAGGTTATCTTTCAGAGGATGAAACATTATTCAACAAATATTGGCCAGCAGATGTGCATGTGGTAGGAAAAGATATTGTGCGCTTCCATACGATTTATTGGCCAATTTTCTTAATGGCATTAGATTTACCATTACCGAAAAAAGTATTTGCACATGGTTTTATTATGATGAAAGATGGGAAAATGTCTAAATCGAAGGGTAATGTTATTTATCCTGAAATGCTAATTGAGCGATATGGACTAGATGCGACACGTTATTTCCTTTTACGCGAATTACCATTTGGCGCTGATGGCGTATTTTCACCAGAATCATTTATTGAGCGTACAAATTTTGACCTTGCTAATGATTTAGGGAATTTATTAAACCGTACTATCTCAATGATTAATAAGTATTTCGATGGTGTGATTCCTACAGAAAATCTTGAACCGACAGAATTTGATGCAGCATTACAAGAGCAAGCAAAGTCGGTACGTATTAAATATGAAGAAAGTATGGAAAAAATGCAATTTAGTGTCGTACTGGCTGATTTATGGACGCTTGTATCACGAACAAATAAATATATAGATGAAACACAGCCTTGGGTATTAGCAAAAGAAGAGGCTGATAAACCAAAACTAGGCTCGGTTATGCGAAATTTGGCGGAAAGCTTACACCACATTGCTGTCATGTTACAACCATTTATGACAGCTACACCAAAACGTATCATCGATCAATTAGGACTGGATGACAAATTCTTAGCATGGGATACAATTGAAACATTCGGCAATACTATTCCAACAAACATTAAAGTGGTAGAAAAAGGCATACCTATTTTCCCTCGTTTAGAGAGCGAAGTTGAAATTGCCTATATTCGTGAGGAAATGCGTGGTTCTGTAAAGACACCTCAAGAGGAAGAAGTTAAAAAGACTTCAAAGGATAGGGAGATTCCAGAAATCCCTGAAATTACTATCGATGATTTTATGAAAATTGATTTGCGCGTAGCAACTGTTATAGCATGTGAGCCTGTTCCAAAAGCAGATAAATTATTAAAGCTTCAACTTGATTTAGGATACGAGCAACGCCAAGTAGTATCAGGGATTGCGAAATTCTATTCTCCTGATGAACTTATTGGTCAAAAGGTGGTTGTTGTAGCTAATTTAAAACCAGTTAAACTTCGAGGGGAATTATCTCAAGGAATGATTTTAGCTGGTGAAAAAGATGGAATTTTAAAATTAGCATCAGTAGACCAAAAACTTGAAAATGGCGCAAAAGTAAAGTAATAATGTAAAAAAAAGCCTGCTGAATAAAAAACATTCAGCAGGCTTTTCAAATCTGCGAGGAAATTGGTGGACTTATTATTTTGAGATAACTTATTTGTTGTGAAATCTATAATTTTATAGGTATATAGAACTAATATAGGTGCTAAACCTTAAGTGTAATGTCATAATAACAAATGGTTTGTAACAAAAATGTAATACTTATGAAAAATATGAAATAATAAATT is part of the Lysinibacillus sp. FSL K6-0232 genome and harbors:
- the metG gene encoding methionine--tRNA ligase — protein: MSEQHKTFYITTPIYYPSGKFHIGTAYTTVASDTMARYKRLRGYDVRFLTGMDEHGQKIQEKAAEAGKHPQEYVNEIADAAKKLWALMDISYDDFIQTTQERHTKAVEKIFQKFLDNGDIYKGEYEGWYCTPCESFFTETQLVDGNCPDCGRPVHKVKEESYFFNMKKYADRLLAYYEENLEFIEPESRKNEMINNFIKPGLEDLSVSRTSFDWGIKVPGDPKHVIYVWVDALTNYITSLGYLSEDETLFNKYWPADVHVVGKDIVRFHTIYWPIFLMALDLPLPKKVFAHGFIMMKDGKMSKSKGNVIYPEMLIERYGLDATRYFLLRELPFGADGVFSPESFIERTNFDLANDLGNLLNRTISMINKYFDGVIPTENLEPTEFDAALQEQAKSVRIKYEESMEKMQFSVVLADLWTLVSRTNKYIDETQPWVLAKEEADKPKLGSVMRNLAESLHHIAVMLQPFMTATPKRIIDQLGLDDKFLAWDTIETFGNTIPTNIKVVEKGIPIFPRLESEVEIAYIREEMRGSVKTPQEEEVKKTSKDREIPEIPEITIDDFMKIDLRVATVIACEPVPKADKLLKLQLDLGYEQRQVVSGIAKFYSPDELIGQKVVVVANLKPVKLRGELSQGMILAGEKDGILKLASVDQKLENGAKVK